From Candidatus Vondammii sp. HM_W22, one genomic window encodes:
- a CDS encoding transposase, with protein MKASTAFSAKECLNAEIFGSLTEARVVIEQWRCRYNERRPHSSQHYVTPEMVYFGLREMRRT; from the coding sequence ATGAAAGCTTCAACGGCATTTTCCGCTAAGGAGTGTTTAAATGCAGAGATATTTGGTAGCCTGACCGAAGCCAGAGTTGTTATTGAACAGTGGCGTTGCCGATATAATGAGCGGCGACCCCACAGTTCACAACACTACGTCACGCCAGAGATGGTGTATTTTGGATTACGTGAAATGCGGAGAACCTAA
- a CDS encoding nodulation protein E: MSRECQAKLLSTSEFYGPSEDLSTYCEAEFELRRNSEEVFDEASYREAMEMTLFKLKALEDERSA, encoded by the coding sequence ATGTCCAGAGAGTGTCAGGCTAAGCTCCTTAGCACCTCAGAGTTTTATGGGCCAAGCGAAGATCTTTCGACCTATTGCGAGGCGGAGTTTGAGCTCCGCAGAAATTCTGAAGAGGTATTTGATGAAGCGTCATATCGCGAAGCGATGGAGATGACACTGTTCAAGCTGAAGGCGTTGGAAGACGAGAGATCCGCATGA
- a CDS encoding transposase, producing MKKGHFLDEQIVAVLRDVEATTAVAAARKHGVSEQSIYRWRNKYAGMEVSDVRELKRVKDENMRLKKLLAERDLEVEVMKEIQAKKW from the coding sequence ATGAAGAAGGGACATTTTTTGGATGAGCAGATCGTGGCTGTACTGCGCGATGTAGAGGCAACAACGGCCGTAGCGGCAGCACGCAAACACGGCGTATCGGAGCAGTCGATCTACCGTTGGCGCAACAAGTATGCCGGGATGGAAGTTTCAGATGTGCGGGAGCTAAAGCGAGTCAAGGATGAGAACATGCGGCTCAAAAAGCTGCTAGCAGAACGTGACCTGGAAGTAGAGGTCATGAAGGAGATACAAGCAAAAAAGTGGTGA
- the mobA gene encoding molybdenum cofactor guanylyltransferase MobA: MAYDRTLITGVILAGGQATRMGGNDKGLSLLAGKPMIEYVIADISPQVGNLLINANRSDAVYRQYGFPVIHDLRANFAGPLAGIAAAMMHTSSELLLTTPCDSPCLPKDLAERLFQQLTVTDADVCVAHDGNQLQPIFGLFHQRLMPGIQQFLDSGDRKLKLWLQKQKLAITDFSDCPDAFTNVNTQAERECLEQQLADSSG; the protein is encoded by the coding sequence TTGGCATACGATAGAACATTGATTACCGGCGTCATTCTCGCAGGAGGACAGGCAACGCGTATGGGGGGTAATGACAAAGGATTGAGCCTGCTAGCAGGCAAGCCAATGATTGAGTATGTCATCGCAGATATATCTCCCCAGGTCGGCAACCTCCTGATTAATGCCAACCGCAGTGATGCAGTTTATCGGCAATATGGCTTCCCTGTTATTCATGACCTGAGGGCCAATTTTGCCGGACCCCTAGCAGGTATTGCCGCTGCCATGATGCACACCTCGTCCGAATTACTGCTTACAACCCCCTGCGACTCGCCCTGTTTGCCGAAGGACTTGGCTGAAAGACTCTTCCAGCAGTTGACCGTCACAGATGCAGACGTCTGTGTCGCTCATGATGGTAACCAACTGCAACCGATATTCGGCCTTTTCCATCAGCGGTTGATGCCTGGGATACAACAGTTTCTCGATTCAGGCGACCGGAAACTAAAACTTTGGTTACAGAAACAGAAACTGGCTATCACCGATTTCTCCGATTGCCCGGATGCTTTCACCAACGTCAACACCCAGGCCGAACGGGAGTGCCTTGAACAGCAACTGGCCGATAGCTCGGGATAA
- a CDS encoding ATP-binding protein, translating to MESSGEEISGIVQELNDLNIQEGMLSSMEEDRSKLAESALQSEIEVLEAASTAYQDSIAKIAAAKGARGRAKFLRFFSFLFAVALASAWRLMTRMPDHEYSQVLQQLLAEQIPQWGEQYLPWLLYGAAAFAVLSLLLWVRVATRGAVISKLQENSAALAQHLGALHQKVPEVEEKTTSEMEVPIDTETDSELPKMELDIESRPSDAEIQGICSRIVASEGSPEEVRGSVGRELAWMRRELQQRQHQAVVLDQSIWNEKERFGKSEQLNQVRSGLEQRIKDHQRRIHLRELSLELLEGASRHLSQHFNRDLRDLVGRTLPMFTGNRYQHLQIEDDLSVRVFSNEKRDFMDLEEISSGTQRQIMLAVRLALAQELVNSIQGGRQFIFLDEPFAFFDQERTRSALKVLPDLSDELSQVWIVAHEFPDEQPFGRSFACTRENDVLSA from the coding sequence GTGGAGAGCTCCGGTGAGGAGATTTCCGGGATCGTTCAGGAACTGAATGATCTGAATATCCAGGAAGGGATGCTTTCTTCAATGGAGGAGGATAGAAGCAAACTGGCTGAATCTGCGCTGCAATCTGAAATCGAGGTGCTGGAGGCTGCATCTACCGCTTATCAGGATAGCATAGCCAAAATTGCTGCTGCCAAGGGAGCTAGGGGCCGGGCAAAGTTCCTGCGTTTTTTCTCATTCCTTTTTGCTGTCGCCCTGGCATCGGCCTGGAGGCTTATGACCCGCATGCCGGATCACGAATATTCCCAGGTACTTCAACAGCTGCTTGCTGAGCAGATTCCTCAATGGGGTGAACAGTATCTGCCCTGGCTGCTGTATGGTGCGGCTGCATTTGCTGTTCTTTCTCTTCTGCTATGGGTCAGGGTGGCAACCCGGGGTGCCGTGATCAGTAAACTTCAGGAGAATTCGGCCGCACTGGCCCAGCATCTGGGTGCCTTGCATCAGAAGGTGCCTGAGGTGGAGGAGAAAACAACGTCTGAAATGGAAGTGCCTATCGACACTGAGACGGATAGTGAGCTGCCGAAGATGGAACTCGATATCGAAAGCCGCCCCAGTGACGCGGAGATCCAAGGTATCTGCAGCCGAATTGTAGCCTCTGAAGGGTCTCCTGAAGAGGTGCGAGGCTCAGTCGGCAGGGAGCTGGCCTGGATGCGGCGTGAACTACAGCAGCGCCAGCATCAGGCGGTTGTGTTGGACCAGTCGATCTGGAATGAGAAAGAACGGTTTGGTAAATCCGAGCAACTGAATCAAGTCCGGAGTGGTTTAGAGCAGCGGATCAAGGATCATCAACGGCGTATTCATCTGCGTGAACTTTCACTGGAACTTCTGGAAGGCGCCAGTCGCCATCTGTCCCAGCATTTCAACCGGGATCTGCGGGATCTGGTGGGAAGAACATTGCCGATGTTCACCGGAAACCGCTATCAACATCTGCAGATCGAAGATGACCTCTCGGTCAGAGTCTTCTCAAACGAGAAACGGGATTTCATGGATCTGGAAGAGATATCCAGTGGTACTCAGCGTCAGATCATGTTGGCGGTGCGGCTGGCTCTGGCACAGGAGTTGGTGAACAGTATCCAGGGTGGCCGGCAGTTTATCTTCCTGGATGAGCCGTTTGCCTTCTTTGATCAGGAACGTACACGCAGTGCGCTTAAGGTATTGCCTGACCTGAGTGACGAGCTCTCCCAAGTCTGGATCGTGGCTCATGAGTTTCCAGATGAGCAGCCGTTTGGCCGGTCATTTGCGTGTACACGTGAAAATGATGTTTTGAGTGCGTAA
- a CDS encoding CsiV family protein — protein sequence MRHIRTFTAALISLALFLPSLAFSQESKPTLWYDVEIIVFARNGANAGSTENWPDSPAIANREEALLLQNTGYTVLPKSEWKLGAELKRLKRTRGRLVPLIHTAWCQPVLSLNAAQPLYIRSPGNISGHIPHLDGTIKVSVQRYLHVEVDFLIRELRTIASAESGFFGSIFNSYRFADHRRMRSKKLHYIDHPKMGILMLITPYKTPIPVTTPELEADGKAEPTGKKAAATPAE from the coding sequence GTGAGACACATCCGTACATTTACCGCAGCACTAATCAGTCTGGCGCTGTTTCTACCGTCACTCGCTTTCTCCCAGGAGTCGAAGCCTACCCTCTGGTATGACGTTGAAATCATCGTCTTTGCCCGGAATGGTGCCAATGCCGGTTCTACCGAAAACTGGCCGGACTCACCGGCAATCGCAAATAGGGAAGAGGCTCTTCTGTTACAAAATACTGGATATACCGTTCTACCCAAATCTGAGTGGAAGCTTGGAGCCGAACTGAAACGGCTAAAGCGAACCCGGGGGCGGCTGGTTCCCCTTATCCACACAGCATGGTGCCAACCGGTGTTATCACTCAATGCCGCCCAGCCACTCTATATCCGTTCACCTGGTAACATCTCCGGTCATATACCTCACTTGGACGGCACTATCAAGGTCAGCGTTCAGCGTTACCTTCACGTTGAGGTGGATTTTCTGATCAGAGAACTGCGCACCATCGCCTCTGCAGAGAGCGGTTTCTTTGGATCAATATTCAATAGTTATAGATTTGCCGATCACCGGCGGATGCGCAGCAAAAAACTTCACTATATTGATCACCCAAAGATGGGAATTTTGATGCTGATCACCCCCTATAAAACACCAATACCGGTGACAACTCCGGAATTAGAGGCTGATGGAAAAGCCGAGCCAACAGGTAAAAAGGCTGCGGCTACGCCAGCGGAGTAA
- a CDS encoding DDE-type integrase/transposase/recombinase codes for MLEGLALRRNDVWAWDFVHDRYHDAEPLRCLTVKDEATGYCLAIKTGRYLQSQHVKAVLRELIIRYGIPRAIRSDNGAELLALVLREELEKHDIKLANIEPGKPWQNGSNESFNGIFR; via the coding sequence GTGCTGGAGGGATTGGCGCTACGACGGAATGATGTGTGGGCATGGGATTTCGTACATGACCGCTATCATGACGCAGAGCCTCTGCGGTGCTTGACGGTCAAGGACGAAGCAACCGGTTATTGTCTGGCAATCAAAACTGGTCGATACCTACAGAGTCAACACGTGAAAGCGGTGCTACGTGAATTAATCATTCGCTACGGAATTCCCCGAGCCATTCGCAGCGACAACGGAGCTGAGCTGTTGGCCCTCGTACTGCGCGAGGAACTGGAAAAGCATGATATTAAGCTAGCCAATATTGAACCGGGAAAACCCTGGCAAAATGGCAGCAATGAAAGCTTCAACGGCATTTTCCGCTAA
- the hrpB gene encoding ATP-dependent helicase HrpB, with the protein MKRLPIHDVLAELCSALQCSNGAVLAAPPGSGKTTIVPLELLKQSWFEGDILMLEPRRLAARAAAARMADLLGERVGARVGYRVRFDSCVSSKNRIEVVTEGILTRRLQRDPELDGVGLVIFDEFHERSIHADLALALTLDIMSGLRDDLKLLIMSATLDTSAVSELLGGAQVITGGGRPWPVTHHYLERDPEKNIPETAANGVRRALGKTQGDILVFLPGTGEIRRTEQLLLDQLGEGVGLYPLYGDLSREEQDSAIRPHQGGKRRVVLATSIAETSLTIEGIQTVIDSGWSRVPRFNPNSGLTRLETVRVSLASADQRAGRAGRLGPGVCYRLWSEQTQARLTAYHPPEILDADLVPLVLDLAQWGVENSEQLKWMDNPPAGAFAQARSLLQALDGLDEKGRITSAGQGMAALSLHPRLAHMLLQAAARGQLELAADLAGLISERDIIRRRRGEATSVDVDDRLQLLQLWRRKGNGAVAAAGADPLACAQLNRAGGQWRKQIKVEKNDLPALSSGGLMSLAYPDRIAKWKGGDNSEYLLSSGRAVRLPDGDVLGGCPFLVVPLLDAGKREGRAFLASTIDFQEIRETQRRHIILHDRVAAWDKGSSAVLARREERLGALLLSSAPNDSSDPDDVLKAMLEGIRLSGLDTLPWSREAREWQARLCSLLQWQPDSEWPDLSDQSLLENLQGWLSSWLNGISRKAHLKQLNMLTILQSRLQWNQQRSMDRLVPTHIQVPSGSRKRLEYRPGEAPVLAVRLQELFGLEDTPTVCHGEIKVVLHILSPAQRPIQVTQDLKGFWQRTYTEVKKELKGRYPKHYWPDDPFTAQPTARVRPR; encoded by the coding sequence ATGAAAAGACTACCCATCCATGATGTTCTGGCTGAACTCTGCTCCGCATTGCAGTGTTCGAACGGCGCTGTGTTGGCCGCACCACCAGGATCGGGTAAGACGACAATAGTACCGCTGGAACTTCTGAAACAATCCTGGTTCGAAGGCGATATTCTGATGCTAGAGCCCAGGCGGCTGGCGGCCAGGGCTGCCGCTGCCCGAATGGCTGATCTGCTGGGTGAGAGAGTTGGAGCCCGCGTGGGCTACAGAGTCAGGTTTGATAGCTGTGTCTCCTCAAAAAACCGCATCGAAGTGGTAACCGAGGGAATCCTTACCCGCAGGCTTCAGCGTGACCCGGAACTGGATGGCGTCGGGTTGGTTATCTTTGATGAGTTTCACGAACGCAGTATTCATGCGGATCTGGCTCTGGCGCTTACTCTGGATATCATGTCGGGTCTGCGGGATGACCTGAAACTGTTGATCATGTCAGCTACCCTGGATACTTCAGCAGTTTCTGAGTTACTGGGCGGTGCCCAAGTGATAACGGGTGGTGGGCGACCCTGGCCGGTAACCCATCATTACCTGGAGCGGGATCCGGAAAAAAATATTCCTGAAACAGCCGCTAATGGTGTCCGGCGAGCCCTGGGAAAAACTCAAGGGGATATTCTGGTGTTTCTCCCCGGCACCGGTGAGATCAGACGCACAGAGCAGTTACTGCTGGATCAGTTGGGAGAAGGAGTGGGCCTCTATCCACTCTATGGTGATTTGAGTAGAGAGGAACAGGATAGTGCGATTCGTCCTCATCAGGGGGGGAAGCGAAGAGTGGTGCTGGCTACCTCGATTGCAGAGACCAGCCTGACAATCGAGGGTATTCAGACAGTGATCGACAGTGGCTGGTCACGTGTTCCTCGATTTAATCCCAATAGCGGACTGACCCGGTTAGAAACCGTGCGGGTATCTCTCGCCTCTGCAGATCAACGAGCGGGGCGGGCAGGGCGTCTTGGTCCTGGTGTCTGTTACCGTCTTTGGAGTGAGCAGACACAGGCTAGACTAACGGCCTACCACCCACCGGAAATTCTGGATGCCGATCTCGTGCCACTAGTATTGGATCTGGCGCAGTGGGGTGTCGAAAATTCGGAGCAGTTGAAGTGGATGGACAACCCGCCGGCAGGTGCCTTCGCTCAGGCAAGGTCATTGTTGCAAGCACTTGACGGGTTGGATGAGAAGGGAAGGATAACATCGGCAGGTCAGGGGATGGCGGCTCTGTCACTTCACCCGCGTCTTGCCCATATGCTGCTCCAGGCAGCGGCAAGAGGGCAGTTGGAACTGGCGGCTGATCTTGCCGGGCTTATCTCCGAGCGGGATATTATTCGGCGCAGAAGGGGAGAAGCTACCTCTGTCGATGTCGATGACCGGCTACAGCTTCTTCAGCTATGGCGACGGAAAGGTAATGGCGCAGTTGCTGCGGCTGGCGCTGACCCTCTGGCTTGTGCCCAACTGAACCGGGCTGGGGGGCAGTGGCGTAAACAGATAAAAGTTGAAAAAAACGATTTGCCGGCACTCTCTTCAGGCGGTCTGATGTCGCTGGCTTATCCTGACCGTATCGCCAAATGGAAGGGGGGGGATAATTCGGAATATCTGCTTTCAAGCGGCCGTGCCGTGCGATTGCCTGATGGTGATGTGTTGGGTGGTTGCCCCTTTTTGGTGGTGCCTCTGCTGGATGCCGGAAAGCGCGAAGGGAGGGCATTTCTGGCATCGACTATTGATTTTCAGGAGATCAGAGAGACTCAACGGCGGCATATTATTCTGCACGACAGGGTAGCAGCATGGGATAAGGGGAGTTCCGCTGTCCTTGCGAGGAGAGAGGAGCGCCTGGGGGCACTGTTACTCTCAAGTGCTCCCAATGATTCATCTGATCCTGATGATGTTCTGAAGGCAATGCTGGAGGGTATTCGCCTCTCTGGTCTGGATACTCTTCCCTGGAGTCGCGAGGCGAGGGAGTGGCAGGCCAGACTCTGTTCACTGCTGCAGTGGCAACCGGATTCAGAATGGCCGGATCTTTCTGATCAGTCGTTACTGGAAAACCTGCAGGGTTGGCTGAGCTCATGGTTGAATGGCATTTCACGCAAGGCTCATCTGAAACAGCTCAATATGCTGACGATTTTGCAGAGCCGGTTGCAATGGAACCAGCAACGGTCAATGGACCGGTTGGTTCCAACTCATATTCAGGTACCCAGTGGTTCCCGTAAACGCCTGGAATACAGGCCGGGCGAAGCACCGGTACTGGCGGTCAGGCTGCAGGAGCTGTTCGGTCTGGAGGATACACCAACTGTATGTCACGGTGAAATCAAGGTCGTTCTGCATATCCTTTCACCTGCCCAGAGACCGATCCAGGTTACCCAGGATCTGAAAGGGTTCTGGCAACGAACCTATACCGAGGTGAAAAAAGAGCTGAAGGGACGTTACCCCAAGCACTATTGGCCGGATGACCCGTTTACGGCACAGCCTACCGCCAGGGTTAGGCCCCGATGA
- a CDS encoding YbaK/EbsC family protein has protein sequence MAKHKTPVTQAIRLLRKEGVAFVSHPYHYVKEGGTEQFAEEMAVDKHQVIKTLIMEDEEKMPLIVLMHGDCEVSTKSLARQIGVKPIQPYDPKVADHHSGYQVGGTLPFGTLKKMPVHCEENILKQEKIYINCGKRGYIISMNPSELVRVLLLQPTLISAAQ, from the coding sequence ATGGCCAAACATAAAACACCCGTCACCCAGGCAATACGGCTTCTCCGAAAAGAGGGAGTAGCCTTTGTGAGTCACCCTTACCACTACGTGAAAGAAGGCGGTACTGAACAATTCGCCGAAGAGATGGCGGTAGACAAGCATCAGGTCATCAAAACCCTGATCATGGAGGATGAGGAAAAAATGCCTCTGATTGTGTTAATGCATGGTGACTGCGAAGTCTCCACCAAATCACTCGCTCGACAGATCGGTGTCAAACCGATCCAGCCCTACGACCCCAAAGTGGCAGATCATCACTCGGGTTATCAGGTTGGTGGCACCTTGCCTTTTGGTACCCTCAAGAAGATGCCGGTCCACTGTGAAGAGAACATCCTAAAGCAGGAAAAAATATACATAAACTGCGGAAAACGAGGCTATATCATCTCAATGAATCCCAGTGAACTGGTTCGGGTGCTCCTGCTCCAACCAACACTCATTTCCGCTGCTCAATAG
- the mfd gene encoding transcription-repair coupling factor, with translation MTDAQHKFPESFADPLNPPIPGRADGRLQWGHLYGMSDTLAIASAAGKFNGLVLALADDAQTAVELESGLKFLLNSEEVEILGFPDWETLPYDVFSPLPELISRRLLTLHRLSSIKNAVLVVPVSTLLQRLPPREYLQANTFIVEIGNTLSLEKMRRQLERSGYHCVSQVMGHGEFAVRGSLLDLYPMGSQLPYRIDLFDEKVETIRTFDSETQRTLKKIDYIEMLPAREFPLDEAGISRFRQAFRNTFEGDPQRSLIYSEVSDGNVPGGLEYYLPLFFEQTSTLFDFLPEQLLTICFDQTREQADDFLQQVEGRYEQRRHDLERPLLPPKQLFLDSDELASHLSRGRTIQLQRPKVEQRKKGYAAFHNFATRPPPPLSFQARANRPAGALQDYIASSPGRILFTAESAGRREMLKETLGNYGIRAKLVESWQAFKASTETLALTVAPLEQGLWLDQDNLIIITESQLLGEKVRQERRRKAKMRDADQVVRNLTELHIGAPVVHEDHGVGRYLGLQTLDISGMATEFLTLEYAKGDKLYVPVSSLHLISRYAGASPEHAPLHRLGGDQWERVKRKAAEQARDVAAELLEIYARRAANQGYAFPPADEEYANFASSFEFEETPDQDQTIQSVLTDMESPYPMDRVVCGDVGFGKTEVAMRAAFMAVQGGKQVAVLVPTTLLAQQHYANFSDRFADWPVKVESLSRFRSSKQQQGVIDGLANGTVDIVIGTHKLLQEKIKFKSLGLVVVDEEHRFGVRHKERLKSLRSEVDMLTLTATPIPRTLNMAMSGMRDLSIIATPPVGRHPIKTFISQWNDMLIEEACQREIKRGGQIYFLHNEVSTIENIAARLERLLPNARIQVAHGQMRERELEAIMRDFYHQRFNILVCTTIVESGIDVPSANTIIINRADKLGLAQLHQLRGRVGRSHHRAYAYLIAPTDKTLMQNAKRRLEAIELFEDLGAGFILSTHDLEIRGAGELLGSGQSGQIHEVGFSLYTELLERAVKALRAGKHPNLDRPLDHGAEIDLQLPALLPDDYLPDVHSRLVLYKRIASAASREELKELQVEMIDRFGLLPDPAKALFGITELKLEANPLGIRKIDAGPGSGRILFEGKPNIDPGQIIRLIQTKPKEYKLDDADKIRFYKDMSDRTKRIHQVSQVLDEISGRV, from the coding sequence ATGACCGATGCGCAGCATAAATTTCCGGAAAGCTTTGCAGATCCGCTTAACCCACCTATTCCTGGGCGGGCTGATGGGCGGCTGCAGTGGGGGCATCTTTATGGCATGAGTGACACGCTAGCAATCGCCTCTGCAGCCGGCAAGTTCAATGGACTAGTGCTGGCACTGGCTGATGACGCTCAGACAGCAGTCGAACTGGAGAGTGGGTTGAAGTTTCTGTTGAACAGTGAAGAAGTCGAGATACTCGGATTTCCTGACTGGGAGACCCTGCCATACGATGTCTTCTCTCCACTGCCCGAGCTGATATCCCGACGCCTACTGACACTGCATCGTCTGAGCAGTATAAAAAATGCGGTACTGGTAGTTCCTGTCAGCACCCTGCTGCAGCGCCTGCCGCCAAGGGAGTACCTGCAAGCCAACACCTTTATTGTAGAGATCGGCAATACTCTCTCTCTGGAGAAGATGCGCCGGCAATTGGAGCGATCGGGCTATCATTGCGTCTCCCAGGTGATGGGACATGGAGAGTTTGCCGTTCGCGGTTCTCTGTTGGACCTCTATCCCATGGGCAGTCAACTGCCTTATCGTATCGATCTGTTTGATGAAAAGGTGGAGACCATTCGCACCTTCGATTCTGAGACTCAGCGTACGCTGAAGAAGATCGATTATATCGAGATGCTGCCGGCCAGGGAGTTCCCACTGGATGAAGCGGGCATCTCCCGTTTTCGACAGGCTTTCCGCAACACCTTTGAAGGAGACCCACAACGCAGCCTGATCTATAGCGAAGTCTCTGACGGCAACGTACCCGGTGGTCTGGAGTACTATCTCCCGCTCTTTTTTGAACAGACTTCGACGCTATTCGACTTCCTTCCGGAGCAACTTCTGACTATCTGTTTTGATCAGACCCGGGAACAGGCTGACGATTTTTTGCAGCAGGTTGAAGGTCGCTATGAGCAGCGTCGGCACGATTTAGAGCGCCCTCTCCTCCCTCCAAAGCAACTGTTTCTCGATAGCGACGAACTAGCCAGTCATTTAAGCAGAGGTCGTACTATTCAACTCCAGCGGCCGAAGGTAGAGCAGCGGAAAAAGGGCTATGCCGCTTTCCATAATTTCGCCACCCGCCCGCCCCCTCCTCTCAGTTTTCAGGCCAGAGCCAACCGGCCTGCCGGGGCACTTCAGGATTATATTGCAAGCTCACCCGGCCGGATTCTGTTCACAGCTGAGAGTGCTGGTCGGCGGGAGATGCTGAAAGAGACCCTCGGCAATTACGGCATCCGGGCAAAACTGGTTGAGAGTTGGCAGGCGTTCAAAGCCTCGACTGAAACTCTTGCCCTGACAGTCGCCCCTTTGGAACAGGGGCTCTGGCTCGATCAGGATAATCTGATCATTATCACTGAGAGCCAACTGCTTGGTGAAAAAGTCCGCCAGGAGCGGCGGCGAAAAGCGAAAATGCGCGACGCGGACCAAGTGGTTCGCAACCTCACCGAGCTCCATATCGGCGCCCCGGTGGTCCATGAAGATCACGGCGTCGGTCGTTATCTCGGGCTGCAGACTTTGGATATCAGCGGTATGGCCACCGAGTTTCTCACCCTGGAGTATGCAAAGGGTGACAAACTCTATGTCCCTGTCTCCTCACTGCATCTGATCAGCCGCTATGCCGGAGCATCACCTGAGCATGCACCACTTCACAGGCTGGGTGGAGATCAGTGGGAGCGGGTCAAACGCAAGGCAGCAGAACAGGCCCGGGATGTCGCGGCCGAACTGTTGGAGATCTACGCCCGCCGGGCGGCAAATCAAGGATACGCTTTCCCCCCCGCAGATGAAGAGTATGCCAATTTTGCCTCCTCCTTCGAGTTTGAAGAGACCCCCGACCAGGATCAGACAATTCAATCAGTACTGACCGATATGGAATCCCCTTATCCCATGGATCGGGTGGTCTGCGGCGATGTCGGCTTCGGCAAGACAGAGGTCGCCATGCGTGCCGCTTTCATGGCGGTTCAGGGGGGTAAGCAGGTGGCTGTCCTGGTTCCAACCACCTTATTGGCCCAGCAGCACTACGCCAACTTTTCTGACCGCTTCGCAGACTGGCCGGTGAAAGTGGAGAGCCTCTCACGCTTCCGTAGCAGCAAGCAGCAACAGGGCGTCATTGATGGCCTGGCAAACGGGACCGTGGATATAGTCATCGGCACCCATAAGCTGCTCCAGGAGAAGATCAAATTCAAAAGTCTGGGGTTGGTGGTGGTCGATGAAGAGCACCGTTTCGGGGTGCGCCACAAAGAACGTCTGAAATCACTGCGCAGCGAAGTTGATATGCTGACATTAACTGCCACGCCGATTCCCAGAACGTTGAATATGGCCATGTCCGGGATGCGTGATCTCTCTATTATCGCTACACCACCGGTCGGCCGCCACCCGATTAAAACCTTCATCAGCCAATGGAACGATATGCTGATAGAAGAGGCCTGCCAACGTGAAATCAAACGTGGCGGTCAGATCTACTTCCTGCACAACGAGGTCAGCACCATAGAGAATATCGCCGCCCGACTGGAGCGGCTGTTGCCAAACGCCAGGATCCAGGTCGCCCATGGACAGATGCGTGAACGCGAACTGGAAGCGATCATGCGGGACTTCTATCACCAACGATTTAATATTCTGGTCTGCACCACTATTGTGGAGAGCGGCATTGATGTACCAAGCGCCAACACTATCATCATCAACCGGGCGGATAAGCTGGGATTGGCACAGCTGCATCAACTGCGGGGCCGGGTTGGCAGATCTCACCACCGAGCCTATGCCTACCTGATAGCCCCTACCGATAAAACATTAATGCAGAACGCTAAAAGACGACTGGAAGCAATTGAATTATTTGAAGATTTAGGTGCTGGTTTTATCCTGTCAACACATGATCTTGAGATCAGAGGTGCAGGTGAGTTGCTGGGTTCCGGTCAAAGCGGTCAGATCCATGAAGTGGGATTCTCTCTCTACACAGAACTGCTTGAACGGGCAGTCAAGGCACTGAGGGCCGGCAAGCATCCCAATCTTGACCGCCCCCTTGATCACGGCGCAGAGATTGATTTGCAACTGCCCGCCCTGCTGCCGGATGATTACCTACCTGACGTCCATAGTCGCCTGGTTCTCTATAAACGCATTGCCAGCGCAGCAAGCCGGGAAGAGCTGAAAGAGCTTCAGGTGGAGATGATCGATCGGTTTGGCCTGTTACCGGACCCGGCCAAGGCACTGTTTGGCATCACCGAACTGAAGCTGGAAGCCAACCCTCTCGGAATCCGCAAAATCGATGCCGGTCCCGGGAGCGGACGAATACTGTTTGAGGGCAAGCCCAATATAGATCCCGGACAGATCATTCGATTAATCCAGACCAAACCCAAAGAGTACAAACTGGATGATGCGGACAAAATTCGTTTTTATAAGGATATGTCAGATCGGACTAAACGGATTCATCAGGTTTCACAAGTATTGGATGAAATAAGTGGAAGGGTTTAG